The DNA segment GACGCTTTCCTTAATCTTTTCCATGAGGTTTACTATCAGGTCAGTAAGGCCATCAGATGAACCTTTGTCGTCAGAAATCTGCTGTAGCTTATTTAATATGTCAAGTAGGACATTGATGTCACCGATTTCGTCAGGCACGACAAAATCTCCTAAACGTTTCCCTGAGTTGCCGTGAAAACACGCCGTGATACGAAGATATGCGAAAACAGTAACAGAACACTGTAGGACCAGCGCACTCTCATTTGCAATATTCAAGAACATGCTACAGTTTGAGTGATTATAATAGTCCATTCAAGTGGGACACACTTGACGTTTAAGCGCTCCATCATTTCATGCAGAGATgaaaatttgcactgcatttgttCTTGTCGATAGCAGGCTGCTGACATTTCAATAGCACGAGCAAGACATTTGCCTCCCGGCGCATTTTTTCGGCATCTGGGGAGCTCCTTGCTGGCACGGCATCTTTCTTTGACAGGTACGAGGGACAGCCAGGGAATTAGGATGGCACTGACCCAAGACGCAGGTGTGGCACTTTTAGAGGGACTTCGAACACCTTTCCTGTCCGGAGGATCGGTGTACGATGAGGTATGTTCAAGGCAGGATGCATGAAAGTGTAAGGCGCACACCTGTTTTACAATAGCAAAAGTGCGACACACCACATTACCAATTCAGTACAATCTAATATCGAGGTAAAGCTTAATTTTTGTCATGGCTCCCCTAAATACTGTTCATTTGTGGCAACAGTAGAGAAAATGACTTCGTACCTTGTTGTTGGCAGTAGGCACAAAATCCTTTCGGGGAATCGCACTGGGCCACTTGTAAAGCTGTTCATCCTTTGGCAAAGGAAACACTTGAACCTTGTTCCCCGTCTTGTAGTTGCTTGAGCACATAGGTACACAATACTTGTTATGCATGTCGCAGAACGatcgcaaggaaaaaaagcactgaAGCGACCACGAGGCCACTGGCTCGACGAACTAGCTGCGTGTAACAAGAGGGGAAAAATGAGCCGGGAGGCGACGGGACGGAAAGGCCGGTATGGAGAACCGGAGGCAGCCGCAGGCAATGGCAATGCCCAGGTAGGACGGTGGGTGCTGACGTCGCTAGAGAGGGCACAGGCCTTGAAAAGTTTAGGAGGCGTTGGCATAGGTGCGtagctcgcatgaaggtgcttcaccAGCATAGTGTCTCGTCTatagttgtcgctggagtattaatgtagaaattgcactgattaaatcaaatacaacaaacTAATCACAACGGAAACAGCCGGACATGAGcttctgacggccacaagggtcaggtaccacaTGGTGATActgcgtcgcggattgtttcaacaccgcatCGTTCTAGTCATTTCCAGATCggtgtctcacaagctcttatgctgctgattacgtctttcatggcgccgacaagaatgactgactgcgacagaatcACGCCAAACAGCTAGCCCACTTGGGCATGTGCCACActagcagcgttaagaaaatcttttcgcacgaacacctgttcgactactcagtgttcccatgcttgcctgcagtgcaaacctcacttaagaacaaggaCTATAAGGTTTCGCGTGGCTACAGTGTCTGCAgtatcgtgctctgcggtgaagaggcgttaagagacgacgcaacttgcggcccgagagctcaacttcaaaaattatttcctcgctttaaacaaaaattacctcgataaaaacttcagaaatggaaGGCAATAAACTGTTTTACGTAATCCgcttttgtttgtatttttacttggaccacctcagggtgaaattaacgagtgtttttggctcaaaatgcactttttgtaacgattttttttccttctgcatccgcagtttcatcacctgtaaaatTTATTATAGGTACTGGACATCTACAGGAACAAAACGGCTATTCCAGAATTTCCGAGAGAAAgttcatatttaaaacaaaaaatatcaaaaatgacacattttcatacttttttcgattaaaaaaaatatttatgccgtgtaaagCAGCATGCTCCGAATGGTATCGAaagacagaatctgtgcaaatgtaaatgaaaaactttttggagtgttttctaaaattttgcttatttagcagtgcctgttttctcattttttctgAATATTCAATCTGCTCTCacttcacgaataaattttttaggcgaaaatgcttcaggctttcattacgcacattacgatgTTTCCACggattttttgaacaaattggagatggtcgagcgcaacgcctgggatgtttggcatggaatgatccaggtggaactatgtgagtatgacgtcaggggacaaaaaggcggcatagtttcggtttcgcgaattcaagatggcggccattaaaattgattGTGTCCTCCTATACCTTAATTCTCCCCCGTATgtcgtcaggggacgaaatggcggcatagtttcggcttCTAGAATCTAAgaaggcggccattaaaattggctgTGCCCTCCCATGTATATTTTGAACCCATTGGAAGGCCAGTTGGAGCGTCCAATTGTAATGCCGGCCCACACAAAACAAATTGTTTGCTTCCAATCGGAAAATTTCCCATTATTGGAACCAATTGCAAGCTTCAAATGGAATAGGAGGGGCATTCCAACTGGAACACTTATAGAAAGGTTAACCGCTGGCTTCCTAATCAAGTGGCAGCTCCAAGTAGGCCGCAGGCGAGCATGCACGACACACAAATCATAGGCATAAACGTTACGGCAGTTCCTGTCCCTATGGTTTGTCTGTctgtgttgccaggaagaaaaaaggaaagtgcacaggcctgttcactggctctagccgagccactatcgctaccacgtgcagatagtaggagagttgaaagatgggatagaaagacaggatagtaaagacgctttgaagacaaggccgattgcggaggtagtgcaatataccgggccaaccggtggcggaagtgaagcaaactTCAAACTCtacgccacatttccaaaaataagtccaattggatccGCACCAGATATTCTTGCATGTGGCCCACTTAGAGCTAatataaacgaaaacgtagcatatggacgggccccccagtatactctgttaaaccACTTAGAGCTGCCACTCATAAAGAGGATCAGTTCGGCCTGATGCTGCATGCGACGCACATTTTCAGCGCTCGATTTGTGAATTGTGGTTCGTACAcgagcgatgagggacgccgtagtggagggcttcggattttaGACACATGGGATTCCTTAACATacaacgacatcgcacagcacacgggcgtttttttttatttcgcctacatcgaaatgcggccgccacggacgggatcgaacccaggaccttgggatcaggtgctgaacgccaaagccactgtaaCGGGTCACTTTATTTGTGTTCGTAAATAAAATATTACAGTCGAACCTGGATTATGAAACTCGAAGGGGTTCACGAAATAGTTGATATGCCGGTATATCGATAATTCAGTGTAGGAAAAATGGCGATAGGTAAGCTTATCTAtgacctagaagcaagaatacaatgcatcCATTCTTGTGACACGATGCCTGGCTGACGACGATCTTCTGCCTGGTCAGGTCCGTTGACCGCAACGAGGTGTCCTAGTCCTCCCAGGTTCGGAGAGGCACCAGCCCGGCGGGGGGAGGGGACGCCGGGCATGACGGGAGGATGTGTGCAAGGGTGGCCTTGGGGCGGGAGCACAAGGTGCATATGGGGGTACCGGCTTAAATTTATAGAGATGGGCTGGTGTAAGTACCGTGTGCGTCTGCAGGGGACGCCAGACTGATTTCTTTGCGGTAGTAAGGGATGGGTGGGGTGGCGGGAGATGAGGGCGCTCAGCGCGGGAGTTTGTGGTGAGCTCAGCAAACGAGTGCATACGCTCCTTCGAGAAATCCCCCACGAGGTCCGCCTGTGCCCGACTTCTAGACTCTCGGGCTAAGGAGTCGGCGGCCTCGTTGCTGGGATTTCCCAAGTGCGCAAGCATTCAGATGAGCTCAGCGCGTTAgaataggtgggggggggggggggtgcaccagGGATTGTGCAGGGTGGTGAACCCTGTTCCTGGCATAGTTTAGAATGGCTGTTTTTGACTCACTGATGATGTAACCGACATTTGTGTATGCCAGAGCAATAGCGGTCTTCTCGGCTCCCTCAGGggtggtgcctgaaggaagctcgaAAGTTAGGGAGGCTATGTGGGGGTTGCGGACAACCGCAGTGGCTCCATGCTCATCGCaggtggcatccacccaaacgcatccCGATACCATTTTTGTCGCGCTGCCTCGCGCGCCTTTCTCCGACCTTGATTACGGTGGGGGTGCATGTTCCTCGGTAATGGTTTGACATGGATCGAAGTGCAGATCTGGGTAGGGAGTGCTCTTAGTGATGTATTGTTTGCGGAGATAGTGATGCAGGCCTATTGCTGATTGAGTATGTGTCGTCCGGCAGCACCTAATCAAAGGTTCTGGGCTTGTATGTGGACCTCTCGAAGTTCTTGTAATGTGTTATGGACTCCGCGTTCGAGCAGTCTCTTAATTACAGGGAAGCTCACTTGTGGCGTGCACCGTAGCGGTGCCCTAGCGCATGCCATCCGCCTtgtttgcgggaggtgcgggattcgacccCCTGCCGCCGCGTACCCATCGGTCTGTAatgttcccctggcctggtgctcagattCTGTGAGATGAGATGACTGGGAAATTGGTCTTGACCCTACCGCGTGTACGTCACTGCGAACACCCAATAGCCGTTCGAGCGCGCTCCGCACAGGTGCTGGTGGAGTGTCTGCACCGTGGTGTAAGAATATTTTCTTACACCATGGTCTACACTCGATCGCGAAAGCGTTCAACAGCTGCGCTGGTCAAACTCATTAATGAGAAAACAACCGTTGAAGCATTTAATCCAACTCTGTTCTGATGGTCCACCGGTACCGGGCGTGGatatgggtcactcttggagagggcggttggggggggggggggaggtccgtttgaaccatgcatttcttcgactttttttttgtaaagctaAATtgagttcagcatggttttcctgtaTAAAATTTCCTCTCGCTTTGAGGATTGGGGGCGAACATCCTCCACCCCCTCCCAATATCAGTGTACGAGCACATGGTGCAACCACCGCGCTTCGTGCCGCACGTCGCGGAGATTTCACCTACGGTTAAATTGATGACCAGCTGCTAGTTGTATATAACATGCAACGTCTCCGAGGCTTCTTTAAGCCGTCCTCGTTCGCGTTGGCAGCGCCAGCATACTTGCATTCGTTGTGGCGCTATGGAGCGCTGTCACCATCAGTAGCGGCGCCCTCTTTTTGCCAAGCAACAAGAACAGGAGCTTACACGCCTCCAAGTGATAGAACAGCCTTGCTCTCGCCGTTATTTCCAACTCATGCTGGGACTTTATTGCGAATATATATCGTTTCGTGTTGCGTCacaccaaacaatttttttttctaataaaaccaAATGCTCGCCATGGCCAGTAGCCTGGCTTCCCTAATATACATCGTTTATTTTATCGGAACTCTGGAAGCTAAATGGTAATTTCGGTGGCGGTGTCTCAGGCAGtgtcggcgagggcgtcctcgtcgtcgaactctccctcgtcgtcggctgtggcctcctggtactgctGGTACTCGGACACCAGGTCATTCATGTTGGACTCTGCTTCTGTGAATTCCATTTCGTCCATTCCTTCCCCAGTGTACCAGTGCAagaaggccttgcggcggaacatggCTGCAAATTAAGACGGGCACCACGAATATTAGTTGTTTTTGTAGGCTTTCACGAATTGCAGCGGAACTTATACAGCTAGTTCAATTCTATCCGTACGAATTATTTCCACCAAGTTACCCAGCTGTTCGGATTTTTGTTTCTGCGccaacaagtccagctttctccggcaaaaattttgaaaattggaaaattgtaagacactgttaaggaaatactgaacgtaatggtccattattctgatatgtagcaaaatcttccttttaaagtgtttccagcgatcgcaccggaacgcttttgaagatagcgaaaacgtgaatagaaaaaaaaactaagagactgcctcgggtgatctgcggatatattgattgttttagtgaaatcttgcattatacgagaaaactgcgttcatgaacggcttcccgcttaaaaatacttttgtccataaTTCCTGAGTATCCGATTTCAAAAAGCGCCTTTCTCGATCATGAGGATCGGATTGAGCGATGGCGTCCAAAAATAGGCCTGCCTAAACTTGCAACAGAAGTGGAATAATCCAAGTTTTCTTTTGTATGCTGAGCGGCGGCGCGGATTAGCGTGAGGAGGGAGTGCTCACACACGCTCGCCATCTAAAGGGCGTAACTACATCCGACATTTGcttttagtaaaaatcgattttcGGCTCTTTATGGGGTATGTAGATGTTTATCCGGCAACAAAATACGCATTAtgtcgagaaaattggatttaaaaattttcccgcttctcgattcaaactcgtgacgtcaagacAAGCGAAATTCGTGACCACCGCTTAGTGAATAGCGATGTAgactagcctcagggatccacgaccaaaaaacaaaaaaaggaagaaaactcttCAAGCACTGTagtttgcttgcaaaaacggTCGGTGATGGCGacatctgtatttcattttttgacctTTACCTGGCTAGGGAAGGGGACGGACCTTTGTCCCCGTTTGGGTTGTCCACTGTTCGGGTTAGAGGTGCGCAGGGTTGAATGGGGGAAGTTGTAGAGATTGTGTAGGGTATCTAGGTCTGAGTAGAGTGACTCTAGGTCTGAGGTAGCTCACTCCCCACGGCACGGGAACAAATGCCCATCTCTTTCCCTTTCGCCTAGCCTTAGTCGTAGAAGCTCCGTTTTTTACTGATAAAAGTGTCTTTCGCAATTAGAACGCTGCTATATTTCCATACAGGCCAACTTGAATTTGTCCTCAGAGTCTCTTTAAAGGTGGCCGCTTCGTTACCTCTTTATGAGTGATTTTTACAGGCACTGCTAAATTTGTAACGTCGGAAACATTACCCCTCCTTGATACACGGTCTGCACTTGGTGAACAGGGAAATGTCGCGCTTGTCATCTGAGATGTTTAATGAACGGGGTCGTTCCTTGCAGCTTGTGGTTTGTCAGTGAACTGCGCGTACAAAAGTTTTGCCGACACTGTTTGTGACGTCATCTTTGTCACAAAAGAACACCGCATCCAACACACCCCTGTTTTGGTTTAGGTTTTCTGCATTTTGCTCTTTGATGATTGTCTTACTCACAGTTCTATTAACAACAGATTGCAACGAACAGAGAGGGCTTTAAGCAATATTACGGGAGCGCCAccttaagattaaaaaaaaataaaaatcccaAAGTTGCCCTTGAACGATGAAGTAGGCGCTCTATACAACTGCAGATTGTACGTGTGAACTGCAGGCTGTGCTGTGAGTAGAATGTAATTCGAGCAATTCTGATAAATGACTGACCAGTGAATTGTTCTGAAATGCGCTTGAACAGCTCCTGAATGGCCGTGCTGTTCCCGATGAACGTCGCAGACATCTTGAGGCCACGGGGTGGGATGTCGCAGACGGCGGTCTTGACGTTGTTCGGGATCCACTCGACAAAGTAGCTCGAGTTCTTGTTCTGGACGTTAAGCATCTGTTCGTCGACCTCCTTCATGCTCATGCGGCCGCGGAAGATGGTGGCTACCGTCAGGTAGCggccgtggcgggggtcgcaggCGGCCATCATGTTCTTGGCGTCGAACATCTGCTGCGTCAGCTCTGGCACGGTCAGCGCCCTCTACTGTTGGCTGCCTCGGGACGTGAGTGGTGCGAAGCCGGGCATGAAGAAGTGCAGAcgcgggaagggcaccatgttgacAGCCAGTTTGCGCAGGTCAGCGTTCAGCTGGCCGGGAAACCTGCGTGTGTATGGTTACTTAAGTTGCtttaagactgttttttttttgttgcgttaaGCACCGCGAACAAGGGCCTGCAGGCGCCGCGCCATTCATGTCCCCAATTGTGCTACGAAGTTATACACAACACAAGCTATTCCCTCTTCAGGTGTGGTGAAGTAGCTTGCAGGCCTAAGCGCCTGTGGCCATTGTGGGCATCGGGCCATTCTTCGACGGCAGTGATCGGTGCCACTCACTACAGCTTCGCATATAGAGATGTCGAGTGACAGTAATAGACTACGATCCCGGAGAAAAGAAAGCTTCGTCACCTGAGGCATGTTGTGACTCCGGACATTGTGACAGAAACCAGGTGGTTGAGGTCCCCGTATGTGGGAGTGGTGAGCTTCAGGGttcggaagcagatgtcgtataGCGCCTCGTTGTCAATGCAGTAGGtttcgtcggtgttctccaccagctggtgcaCGGACAGGGTGGcgttgtagggctcgacgacggtGTCGGAGACCTGCAGTTTTGAATGCGCTTGAATTCGCACTTTCTGTCGACGTGGTGCAAAGCCTACCACATCTATGCACAAgaaaaattttctcatttttaagCACTGTGATTCTTCGATTTCTCG comes from the Amblyomma americanum isolate KBUSLIRL-KWMA chromosome 1, ASM5285725v1, whole genome shotgun sequence genome and includes:
- the LOC144136262 gene encoding tubulin beta chain, with protein sequence MFDAKNMMAACDPRHGRYLTVATIFRGRMSMKEVDEQMLNVQNKNSSYFVEWIPNNVKTAVCDIPPRGLKMSATFIGNSTAIQELFKRISEQFTAMFRRKAFLHWYTGEGMDEMEFTEAESNMNDLVSEYQQYQEATADDEGEFDDEDALADTA